Proteins from a single region of Nerophis ophidion isolate RoL-2023_Sa linkage group LG10, RoL_Noph_v1.0, whole genome shotgun sequence:
- the fam113 gene encoding PC-esterase domain-containing protein 1A isoform X7 — MDQMKLVGHHHLSKLFHNKFIVVLGSSIQRSVYKDIVLLLQQEKYLNNSQLKKKGEMSFEQDCLVEGGCLSKLHNGTSYREVRQYQSTHHLVRFYFVTRIFSDYMKSILRDFRHGLKPDLVVVNSCVWDISRHCLKWNENYKENLNQFFEELNEILPKESLVIWNLTMPLAETIKGGFLVPEISNKASHLRHDVVEANFYSKTLANAYKLDVLDLHFHFRFSLHHRTRDGIHWNALAHRQITTLLTQHVADAWGVELPPLKANIPVANQLPVHHTVPRHEVCPPRNNFHRNPAPFMNSKFNPMPYWYENGPFQQSHFTRHSLPDVCPPRNNFHRNPAPFMNSKFNPMPYWYENGPFQQSHFTRHSLPDASRGSYPV; from the exons ATG GATCAAATGAAGCTCGTGGGCCACCATCATCTCAGCAAGCTCTTCCACAACAAGTTTATAGTGGTTTTAGGAAGCTCTa TTCAGCGGTCCGTCTACAAAGACATTGTCCTGCTTTTACAGCAGGAGAAATACCTCAACAACTCACAACTCAAGAAAAAG GGCGAGATGAGCTTTGAACAGGACTGCCTGGTGGAAGGTGGTTGCCTGAGCAAATTGCACAATGGCACATCTTATCGAGAGGTCCGGCAGTATCAGTCCACACACCACCTGGTCCGGTTCTACTTTGTGACACGCATCTTCTCAGACTACATGAAGAGCATCTTGAGAGACTTCCGCCATGGTTTGAAACCAGATTTGGTCGTAGTCAATTCCTGTGTTTGGGACATTTCAAG GCATTGTTTAAAATGGAATGAGAACTACAAGGAGAACCTCAATCAGTTCTTTGAAGAGCTGAATGAGATCCTGCCAAAAGAAAGCTTGGTAATATGGAACCTCACCATGCCCCTGGCAGAGACGATCAAAGGTGGCTTCCTGGTTCCTGAG ATTTCGAACAAAGCATCCCATCTACGCCACGATGTGGTTGAAGCCAACTTTTACAGCAAAACCCTCGCCAACGCCTACAAATTGGACGTGCTGGATCTCCACTTCCACTTTCGCTTTTCCCTGCATCATCGCACTCGTGACGGTATCCACTGGAATGCCCTGGCTCACCGCCAGATAACCACCCTGTTGACACAACATGTCGCAGATGCTTGGGGAGTGGAACTGCCACCTTTAAAAG CGAACATTCCTGTTGCTAATCAGCTGCCAGTCCATCATACTGTTCCCAGGCATGAAG TGTGCCCCCCAAGAAACAATTTCCATCGTAATCCTGCACCCTTCATGAACTCCAAGTTTAACCCCATGCCATACTGGTACGAAAATGGACCATTCCAGCAATCTCACTTTACTCGACACTCACTGCCAGACG TGTGCCCCCCAAGAAACAATTTCCATCGTAATCCTGCACCCTTCATGAACTCCAAGTTTAACCCCATGCCATACTGGTACGAAAATGGACCATTCCAGCAATCTCACTTTACTCGACACTCACTGCCAGACG cAAGTCGAGGTTCTTATCCAGTTTAG
- the fam113 gene encoding PC-esterase domain-containing protein 1A isoform X3, producing MDQMKLVGHHHLSKLFHNKFIVVLGSSIQRSVYKDIVLLLQQEKYLNNSQLKKKGEMSFEQDCLVEGGCLSKLHNGTSYREVRQYQSTHHLVRFYFVTRIFSDYMKSILRDFRHGLKPDLVVVNSCVWDISRHCLKWNENYKENLNQFFEELNEILPKESLVIWNLTMPLAETIKGGFLVPEISNKASHLRHDVVEANFYSKTLANAYKLDVLDLHFHFRFSLHHRTRDGIHWNALAHRQITTLLTQHVADAWGVELPPLKANIPVANQLPVHHTVPRHEVCPPRNNFHRNPAPFMNSKFNPMPYWYENGPFQQSHFTRHSLPDVCPPRNNFHRNPAPFMNSKFNPMPYWYENGPFQQSHFTRHSLPDALQSFNSPGSPLSYFTLHTAPQIFDGRQVWTAGWPGKYPHSFTTKPRCCNTWLGIVLLK from the exons ATG GATCAAATGAAGCTCGTGGGCCACCATCATCTCAGCAAGCTCTTCCACAACAAGTTTATAGTGGTTTTAGGAAGCTCTa TTCAGCGGTCCGTCTACAAAGACATTGTCCTGCTTTTACAGCAGGAGAAATACCTCAACAACTCACAACTCAAGAAAAAG GGCGAGATGAGCTTTGAACAGGACTGCCTGGTGGAAGGTGGTTGCCTGAGCAAATTGCACAATGGCACATCTTATCGAGAGGTCCGGCAGTATCAGTCCACACACCACCTGGTCCGGTTCTACTTTGTGACACGCATCTTCTCAGACTACATGAAGAGCATCTTGAGAGACTTCCGCCATGGTTTGAAACCAGATTTGGTCGTAGTCAATTCCTGTGTTTGGGACATTTCAAG GCATTGTTTAAAATGGAATGAGAACTACAAGGAGAACCTCAATCAGTTCTTTGAAGAGCTGAATGAGATCCTGCCAAAAGAAAGCTTGGTAATATGGAACCTCACCATGCCCCTGGCAGAGACGATCAAAGGTGGCTTCCTGGTTCCTGAG ATTTCGAACAAAGCATCCCATCTACGCCACGATGTGGTTGAAGCCAACTTTTACAGCAAAACCCTCGCCAACGCCTACAAATTGGACGTGCTGGATCTCCACTTCCACTTTCGCTTTTCCCTGCATCATCGCACTCGTGACGGTATCCACTGGAATGCCCTGGCTCACCGCCAGATAACCACCCTGTTGACACAACATGTCGCAGATGCTTGGGGAGTGGAACTGCCACCTTTAAAAG CGAACATTCCTGTTGCTAATCAGCTGCCAGTCCATCATACTGTTCCCAGGCATGAAG TGTGCCCCCCAAGAAACAATTTCCATCGTAATCCTGCACCCTTCATGAACTCCAAGTTTAACCCCATGCCATACTGGTACGAAAATGGACCATTCCAGCAATCTCACTTTACTCGACACTCACTGCCAGACG TGTGCCCCCCAAGAAACAATTTCCATCGTAATCCTGCACCCTTCATGAACTCCAAGTTTAACCCCATGCCATACTGGTACGAAAATGGACCATTCCAGCAATCTCACTTTACTCGACACTCACTGCCAGACG cgcttcagtcgttcaacagtccgggatctccgctgtcgtattttacgcttcatactgcgccacaaattttcgatgggagacaggtctggactgcaggctggccaggaaagtacccgcactcttttactacgaaaccacgctgttgtaacacgtggcttggcattgtcttgctgaaataa
- the fam113 gene encoding PC-esterase domain-containing protein 1A isoform X4 — MDQMKLVGHHHLSKLFHNKFIVVLGSSIQRSVYKDIVLLLQQEKYLNNSQLKKKGEMSFEQDCLVEGGCLSKLHNGTSYREVRQYQSTHHLVRFYFVTRIFSDYMKSILRDFRHGLKPDLVVVNSCVWDISRHCLKWNENYKENLNQFFEELNEILPKESLVIWNLTMPLAETIKGGFLVPEISNKASHLRHDVVEANFYSKTLANAYKLDVLDLHFHFRFSLHHRTRDGIHWNALAHRQITTLLTQHVADAWGVELPPLKANIPVANQLPVHHTVPRHEVCPPRNNFHRNPAPFMNSKFNPMPYWYENGPFQQSHFTRHSLPDVCPPRNNFHRNPAPFMNSKFNPMPYWYENGPFQQSHFTRHSLPDECSHRPMPSNTHFGDGYKPRPYVMKNRHSRHYFMPYTSHRPGQQFSNEYFYQDVYF, encoded by the exons ATG GATCAAATGAAGCTCGTGGGCCACCATCATCTCAGCAAGCTCTTCCACAACAAGTTTATAGTGGTTTTAGGAAGCTCTa TTCAGCGGTCCGTCTACAAAGACATTGTCCTGCTTTTACAGCAGGAGAAATACCTCAACAACTCACAACTCAAGAAAAAG GGCGAGATGAGCTTTGAACAGGACTGCCTGGTGGAAGGTGGTTGCCTGAGCAAATTGCACAATGGCACATCTTATCGAGAGGTCCGGCAGTATCAGTCCACACACCACCTGGTCCGGTTCTACTTTGTGACACGCATCTTCTCAGACTACATGAAGAGCATCTTGAGAGACTTCCGCCATGGTTTGAAACCAGATTTGGTCGTAGTCAATTCCTGTGTTTGGGACATTTCAAG GCATTGTTTAAAATGGAATGAGAACTACAAGGAGAACCTCAATCAGTTCTTTGAAGAGCTGAATGAGATCCTGCCAAAAGAAAGCTTGGTAATATGGAACCTCACCATGCCCCTGGCAGAGACGATCAAAGGTGGCTTCCTGGTTCCTGAG ATTTCGAACAAAGCATCCCATCTACGCCACGATGTGGTTGAAGCCAACTTTTACAGCAAAACCCTCGCCAACGCCTACAAATTGGACGTGCTGGATCTCCACTTCCACTTTCGCTTTTCCCTGCATCATCGCACTCGTGACGGTATCCACTGGAATGCCCTGGCTCACCGCCAGATAACCACCCTGTTGACACAACATGTCGCAGATGCTTGGGGAGTGGAACTGCCACCTTTAAAAG CGAACATTCCTGTTGCTAATCAGCTGCCAGTCCATCATACTGTTCCCAGGCATGAAG TGTGCCCCCCAAGAAACAATTTCCATCGTAATCCTGCACCCTTCATGAACTCCAAGTTTAACCCCATGCCATACTGGTACGAAAATGGACCATTCCAGCAATCTCACTTTACTCGACACTCACTGCCAGACG TGTGCCCCCCAAGAAACAATTTCCATCGTAATCCTGCACCCTTCATGAACTCCAAGTTTAACCCCATGCCATACTGGTACGAAAATGGACCATTCCAGCAATCTCACTTTACTCGACACTCACTGCCAGACG AGTGTTCTCATCGCCCCATGCCTTCGAATACACATTTTGGAGATGGGTACAAGCCCCGCCCTTACGTGATGAAGAACAGACACAGCAGGCACTACTTTATGCCATACACTAGTCACAGGCCCGGTCAGCAGTTCTCAAATGAATACTTTTACCAAGATGTTTACTTTTAG
- the fam113 gene encoding PC-esterase domain-containing protein 1A isoform X6 — protein sequence MDQMKLVGHHHLSKLFHNKFIVVLGSSIQRSVYKDIVLLLQQEKYLNNSQLKKKGEMSFEQDCLVEGGCLSKLHNGTSYREVRQYQSTHHLVRFYFVTRIFSDYMKSILRDFRHGLKPDLVVVNSCVWDISRHCLKWNENYKENLNQFFEELNEILPKESLVIWNLTMPLAETIKGGFLVPEISNKASHLRHDVVEANFYSKTLANAYKLDVLDLHFHFRFSLHHRTRDGIHWNALAHRQITTLLTQHVADAWGVELPPLKANIPVANQLPVHHTVPRHEVCPPRNNFHRNPAPFMNSKFNPMPYWYENGPFQQSHFTRHSLPDEYFHRPMLSNTHFGNGYKPRPYVMKNRHSRQYFMPYTSHRPGQQFSEQYFYQDVYF from the exons ATG GATCAAATGAAGCTCGTGGGCCACCATCATCTCAGCAAGCTCTTCCACAACAAGTTTATAGTGGTTTTAGGAAGCTCTa TTCAGCGGTCCGTCTACAAAGACATTGTCCTGCTTTTACAGCAGGAGAAATACCTCAACAACTCACAACTCAAGAAAAAG GGCGAGATGAGCTTTGAACAGGACTGCCTGGTGGAAGGTGGTTGCCTGAGCAAATTGCACAATGGCACATCTTATCGAGAGGTCCGGCAGTATCAGTCCACACACCACCTGGTCCGGTTCTACTTTGTGACACGCATCTTCTCAGACTACATGAAGAGCATCTTGAGAGACTTCCGCCATGGTTTGAAACCAGATTTGGTCGTAGTCAATTCCTGTGTTTGGGACATTTCAAG GCATTGTTTAAAATGGAATGAGAACTACAAGGAGAACCTCAATCAGTTCTTTGAAGAGCTGAATGAGATCCTGCCAAAAGAAAGCTTGGTAATATGGAACCTCACCATGCCCCTGGCAGAGACGATCAAAGGTGGCTTCCTGGTTCCTGAG ATTTCGAACAAAGCATCCCATCTACGCCACGATGTGGTTGAAGCCAACTTTTACAGCAAAACCCTCGCCAACGCCTACAAATTGGACGTGCTGGATCTCCACTTCCACTTTCGCTTTTCCCTGCATCATCGCACTCGTGACGGTATCCACTGGAATGCCCTGGCTCACCGCCAGATAACCACCCTGTTGACACAACATGTCGCAGATGCTTGGGGAGTGGAACTGCCACCTTTAAAAG CGAACATTCCTGTTGCTAATCAGCTGCCAGTCCATCATACTGTTCCCAGGCATGAAG TGTGCCCCCCAAGAAACAATTTCCATCGTAATCCTGCACCCTTCATGAACTCCAAGTTTAACCCCATGCCATACTGGTACGAAAATGGACCATTCCAGCAATCTCACTTTACTCGACACTCACTGCCAGACG AGTATTTTCATCGCCCCATGCTTTCGAATACACATTTTGGAAATGGGTACAAGCCCCGCCCTTACGTGATGAAGAACAGACACAGCAGGCAGTACTTTATGCCATACACTAGTCACAGGCCCGGTCAGCAGTTCTCTGAGCAATACTTTTACCAAGATGTTTATTTTTAG